In Helianthus annuus cultivar XRQ/B chromosome 9, HanXRQr2.0-SUNRISE, whole genome shotgun sequence, the following are encoded in one genomic region:
- the LOC110879669 gene encoding transcription factor TCP5, with translation MFNNTSSSGGKHFQAKQEGDSNEPMLPKYTSSSRQWGGFKNPRIVKVSKAFGGKDRHSKVCTVKGLRDRRIRLSVPTAIQLYDLQDRLGLNQPSKVIDWLIDSTKDDIDQLPPLQMLPGDFNQFHPVPPALNPQDSNSAQVSFSQFLSTPNATFVKDVGNRTLLYTKQGINLDHDNDINGDHQRKKGKEALVENKWNEQENGDGNGNGGLNFFPIPQYSYPRLFPYSPYYNWEPSSNLSISQFGNPGLVSSQNDSSMILPSASQFSLCPPAITPSPFPPYPMPRMGENHDLIRQNNHFHLLSSSSQHVPTNSLMPLFNLSDSQDKVPFGLDAHLNVRSHKKDDR, from the coding sequence ATGTTCAACAATACGTCGTCGTCAGGAGGAAAACACTTTCAAGCAAAGCAAGAAGGCGATAGCAATGAGCCCATGTTACCAAAGTATACATCATCTTCAAGACAATGGGGAGGTTTTAAAAACCCGCGAATCGTAAAGGTATCTAAGGCTTTTGGAGGTAAAGATAGGCATAGCAAGGTTTGCACTGTAAAAGGATTGAGAGACCGAAGAATTAGGCTTTCGGTTCCTACAGCAATTCAATTGTATGATCTTCAAGATAGGCTTGGGTTAAACCAACCTAGCAAGGTTATAGACTGGTTGATTGATTCAACTAAAGATGACATAGATCAGCTTCCACCCCTCCAAATGCTACCTGGAGATTTCAATCAATTTCATCCAGTGCCACCAGCCTTAAATCCACAAGATTCGAATTCAGCTCAGGTTTCCTTCTCCCAGTTTCTTAGTACTCCAAATGCAACATTTGTAAAAGATGTTGGAAATCGAACCTTACTTTATACCAAACAAGGAATCAATCTTGACCACGATAATGACATCAATGGagatcatcaaagaaagaaaggGAAGGAAGCACTAGTCGAAAACAAGTGGAACGAACAAGAAAATGGagatggaaatggaaatggaggTTTGAACTTCTTTCCCATACCTCAATATTCTTATCCAAGATTGTTTCCATATAGTCCTTACTATAATTGGGAACCTTCTTCAAACCTATCAATTTCCCAATTCGGAAATCCTGGACTAGTTTCATCTCAAAATGATTCTTCAATGATTCTACCTTCTGCATCCCAATTTTCATTGTGTCCTCCTGCCATCACACCTTCACCTTTCCCTCCATATCCCATGCCTAGAATGGGAGAAAACCATGATCTTATTAGACAAAACAATCACTTCCATTTGTTAAGCTCAAGTTCCCAACATGTACCAACAAATTCTCTCATGCCACTATTTAACCTGAGTGATTCTCAAGATAAAGTACCCTTTGGTTTGGATGCCCATCTCAATGTTCGGTCGCATAAAAAAGATGATAGGTGA